A window from Gossypium raimondii isolate GPD5lz chromosome 7, ASM2569854v1, whole genome shotgun sequence encodes these proteins:
- the LOC105764016 gene encoding polygalacturonase, with the protein MFLKLHCLPLFITLFSLSLSSCLGSYKEHPLHPKPYHPYFHTFGVSNKPNYPTLNSGDLFNYNIEIRTSAPKIVNVDAFGAKANGRDDSQAFKKAWKYACSSQGATLVVPKKKVYHLKPIDFSGPCKSAISLNIQGTIKATVNHSDYERYDGRWLYFDKVQNLRVEGGGIINGNGRTWWENSCKINKALPCKEAPTAVTFNECNNLLVASLLIKNAQQMHLSFRKCVNVKAFNLLVKAPGHSPNTDGIHVTETQNININNCVIGTGDDCISIVSGSKNVRATGITCGPGHGISIGSLGARKSAAYVSNVLVNNTILSGTTNGVRIKTWQGGSGYARNIRFQNIVMYNVSNPIIIDQNYCDQQKPCPKQVSAVRVSNVLYKNIRGTSASRVAMKFDCSKSFPCRGIFLQDVALRPQEEEQEDIAKASCANVRLSYRGNVSPPCSS; encoded by the exons ATGTTCCTTAAACTCCATTGTCTCCCACTCTTCATTACATTATTCTCTTTGTCTTTGTCCTCCTGTCTAGGCAGTTACAAAGAGCATCCATTACACCCGAAACCCTAtcatccatattttcacacctTTGGCGTTTCTAACAAACCAAACTACCCTACTCTAAACTCTGGAGACCTGTTCAACTATAACATTGAAATTCGAACGAGTGCGCCCAAAATAGTGAATGTAGATGCTTTTGGAGCTAAAGCTAATGGAAGAGACGATTCTCAG GCATTTAAGAAAGCTTGGAAGTATGCTTGTTCTTCTCAAGGAGCCACTCTGGTTGTCCCTAAGAAGAAAGTTTATCATCTTAAGCCAATTGATTTCTCTGGACCCTGCAAATCTGCCATTTCATTGAAT ATCCAGGGAACTATTAAAGCCACCGTGAATCACTCGGATTACGAAAGATATGATGGACGATGGCTTTACTTTGataaagttcaaaatttaagaGTCGAAGGTGGAGGCATTATCAATGGAAATGGCAGAACATGGTGGGAAAACTCCTGCAAAATCAACAAAGCCCTC CCCTGCAAGGAAGCGCCAACA GCTGTGACCTTCAATGAATGCAATAACCTCTTAGTGGCAAGCCTACTGATAAAAAATGCACAACAAATGCATCTTTCATTTAGAAAATGTGTGAATGTAAAAGCCTTTAATCTTTTGGTGAAGGCACCTGGACACAGCCCCAACACTGATGGAATTCATGTGACTGAAACCCAGAATATTAACATAAACAACTGTGTCATCGGAACAG GTGATGATTGCATCTCTATAGTTAGCGGCTCCAAAAACGTTCGCGCCACCGGTATAACTTGTGGACCAGGCCATGGAATCAG CATTGGGAGCTTAGGAGCTAGAAAATCTGCAGCTTATGTGTCCAATGTATTAGTGAATAATACAATACTCTCAGGAACCACCAACGGAGTGAGAATAAAAACTTGGCAG GGAGGATCAGGGTATGCCAGAAACATCAGATTCCAAAATATTGTGATGTACAACGTCAGCAATCCCATAATTATTGATCAGAACTATTGTGATCAACAAAAACCATGCCCCAAACAG GTGTCTGCGGTGCGAGTGAGCAATGTGCTTTACAAAAACATAAGAGGAACAAGTGCGTCTAGAGTAGCCATGAAGTTTGATTGTAGCAAAAGCTTTCCTTGTCGAGGAATTTTCTTGCAAGATGTAGCTTTAAGACCCcaagaagaagaacaagaagatATTGCGAAAGCTTCATGTGCTAATGTTAGATTATCTTATCGAGGGAATGTTTCTCCACCTTGCTCATCTTAA